The genomic DNA TCTTCCACCATTCCCTGGCGCAAGGTCAGATTTGGTTCCTTTTCCATCGTTTCCTTCATCGTATGCTGATAAGAGAACTTGTCAGCCTGCGCGCGCAATGCGTGGACCGCAGGCCCCTTACCTGTGTTCAGCATCCGCATTTGGATAAACGTCTTGTCGATGTTCCGGCCCATTTCGCCGCCCAGAGCATCAATTTCACGCACCACATGCCCCTTGGCAGGACCACCAATAGACGGGTTGCAGGGCATGAACGCAACCATATCCAGGTTAATCGTAATCATCAACGTACGACAGCCCATCCGGGCTGCTGCCAAGGCGGATTCCACACCCGCATGGCCCGCGCCCACGACAATTACGTCATAGTCGCCTCCTTGATATCCCATACCTCTCTTACCTCCTTATGCACTTCGGTCTTTGCGTACCAAATATGCTCTTGTATATCTATAACGATAGTAGGGCTTAACACAGCCATACTCGAATGTCCTATTTGCCCAGACAGAATTGTGAAAATATTTGATCGATTAACGCATCATGCGCCGTATCGCCCACAATCTCGCCCAAATGCTCCCACGCCAGCCGTACATCAATCTGAATCATGTCAATCGGAACGAACTGATCAGCGGCCTCATAGGCATCTACCAACGATTGGCGAGCCTTCTTTAACAAGGCAATATGCCGTACATTGCTGACATATGTCATGTCGGCTGATTCCAGCTTACCACTAAAGAACAACTGCGATATGGCCTGCTCCAGCCGATCTGCTCCCTCATTTTCCTTTACAGACATTGGTACGATAAGCTCTTCTGGAACATACCGCAGCAGCAAATCCCGGTCTACTTGGGCCGGTAAGTCCATTTTATTCATAATGACAATCGCTTGTCTACCGCGGATTTGTTCCATTAATGCCATTTCATCCTCATGCAGCGGTTCGTTGGCGTTAATTACGATGAGCAGCAGATCCGCTTCACTGACCGCTGTTCTCGAACGCTCTACCCCGATCCGTTCCACTACATCCATCGTTTCCCGAATGCCAGCCGTATCCAGCAGCTTCAAAGGAATGCTGTTAATCGTCACATATTCCTCAATAACGTCACGGGTCGTGCCCGGAATATCGGTCACAATCGCCCGTTCGCCCTGAGCCAGTGTATTCAGCAGCGAGGATTTCCCCACATTCGGTCTTCCAACAATTGCTGTGTTCAGGCCCTCACGTAAAATTTTCCCTTGCTCCGCTGTATGCAGCAGCCGATCAATTTCGGCCATGACCTGACTACTCTTATCCTTGATCAACTCAGACGTAAAAGATTCCACATCATGCTCAGGATAATCAATGTTCACTTCAATATGAGCCAGTGTCTCTACCAGAACATGCCGCAAACGGCGGATATTTTGTGACAGTTGTCCATCTACTTGCTTCAAAGCGACTGAAAAAGCTTTATCCGACTTCGAGCGAATCAGGTCAATGACTCCCTCCGCCTGACTCAGATCAATACGACCGTTCAGAAAAGCACGCTTCGTGAATTCGCCCGGCTCGGCCAAACGTATATTTTGCAGCAGTAGTAAATCCATCACCCGTTTAACGGCTACAACCCCGCCATGGGTACTGATTTCTACGACATCTTCTGTTGTAAAAGAGCGGGGCGCTCGCATAACCGTAACTAGAACTTCCTCCACCTTTTCATGGCTTTGAGGATCTATAATATGTCCATAGTGTACCGTGTGAGATGGAGCCTTGCTTAGAGGCGTCTTGCTCAGGAACAAAGCTTCCACCTCTGTAACGGCTTCCGGGCCGCTGACCCGTACAACCGCAATGCCCCCTTCGCCGACTGCCGTTGCAATGGCAGCTATGGTTTCGCTCAGCATATGGTTTCTACCTCCTGTCTAGTAGAAACGGATTGCCGTCCTTCATCAAGGACGGCAACCGTTTCAGCAAGAAATATAAGAACAAATGAGTGAAACTTATAAAGTCTTATATTTCAAAATTTTGCAAAATCCTCATTTGAAAAAAAGCAATGGCTTCTGCACCTTGCAGAGAGCCATTGCGTCGGATTATTTTTTGGCAATGACGACGCGCCGATTTGGCTCGTCCCCCTTACTGTATGTTCTAACCTGCGCATGCTGTTGAAGCTTGGCGTGAATCAGCTTCCGCTCCTGTGACGGCATTGGCTCCAGCACTACTTCCTTGCCGTAACGAATAGCTTGGTTGGCCAGTCGATCCGCCAAATCCTCCAGCGTTTTTTGCCGACGTGCGCGAAATTGCTCGGCATCCAGCACAATTCGGATGAATTTGTCAGAATGACGATTGGCAACGATATTCGTTAGGTACTGCAATGCATCCAGCGTCTGTCCCCGGCGGCCGATCAGCATGCCGAGCGACGGACCGGATATATCCAGTATGCTTTCATCCTTGCGGTGACGAACATCCACTTCAACATCCAGTCCCATTCCCGCTGCTGTTTCATGGATAAAACGTACAGCTTCTTCATAGGGGTCTGCATGGCCTATG from Paenibacillus sp. FSL R10-2782 includes the following:
- the jag gene encoding RNA-binding cell elongation regulator Jag/EloR; translation: MTKVVTSGKTVEDAVKQGLSQLGVSRERVTVNVLEQPSKGFLGWLGVKKAKVELTLLSDPSPETTHTAEHHVSAQVSTMGQAVVPEAEPVTQQEVRTSKEASIGHADPYEEAVRFIHETAAGMGLDVEVDVRHRKDESILDISGPSLGMLIGRRGQTLDALQYLTNIVANRHSDKFIRIVLDAEQFRARRQKTLEDLADRLANQAIRYGKEVVLEPMPSQERKLIHAKLQQHAQVRTYSKGDEPNRRVVIAKK
- the mnmE gene encoding tRNA uridine-5-carboxymethylaminomethyl(34) synthesis GTPase MnmE yields the protein MLSETIAAIATAVGEGGIAVVRVSGPEAVTEVEALFLSKTPLSKAPSHTVHYGHIIDPQSHEKVEEVLVTVMRAPRSFTTEDVVEISTHGGVVAVKRVMDLLLLQNIRLAEPGEFTKRAFLNGRIDLSQAEGVIDLIRSKSDKAFSVALKQVDGQLSQNIRRLRHVLVETLAHIEVNIDYPEHDVESFTSELIKDKSSQVMAEIDRLLHTAEQGKILREGLNTAIVGRPNVGKSSLLNTLAQGERAIVTDIPGTTRDVIEEYVTINSIPLKLLDTAGIRETMDVVERIGVERSRTAVSEADLLLIVINANEPLHEDEMALMEQIRGRQAIVIMNKMDLPAQVDRDLLLRYVPEELIVPMSVKENEGADRLEQAISQLFFSGKLESADMTYVSNVRHIALLKKARQSLVDAYEAADQFVPIDMIQIDVRLAWEHLGEIVGDTAHDALIDQIFSQFCLGK